In Aquimarina sp. TRL1, a single window of DNA contains:
- a CDS encoding nuclear transport factor 2 family protein encodes MNNKEKAKAYHTAVSAYDVSTIEKMVEENYIQHNPKVPSGRAAFVSMIPTLKMHGSKIENIRMMEDNDHIIMHHKWVNAAPFGFEASVAFHIIRFDSQGFIAEHWNVMTGIAPLNASKRSLFDGETTITDIENTESNKAIIAKLINQMIHDDVEEITTTVIPRYFQEEFHQHNAMISDGIQGLTDAIQQGVYVPRYKKQQAVFGEGNFVLSISEGILSQKNTALYDLFRLDNAKIVEHWSIYQEIPTTDLANTNTMFNFQHRFQPSF; translated from the coding sequence ATGAATAATAAAGAAAAAGCAAAGGCTTATCATACAGCCGTTAGTGCATACGATGTATCGACAATAGAAAAAATGGTTGAAGAAAATTACATTCAACATAATCCAAAAGTTCCATCAGGAAGGGCAGCATTTGTCTCCATGATTCCTACATTAAAAATGCATGGTAGCAAAATAGAAAACATTCGGATGATGGAAGATAATGATCATATTATCATGCATCATAAGTGGGTCAATGCGGCTCCATTTGGTTTTGAAGCGTCAGTGGCTTTTCATATTATAAGGTTTGATAGCCAGGGTTTTATTGCAGAACACTGGAATGTGATGACAGGAATTGCACCCTTGAATGCTTCTAAAAGATCCTTATTTGACGGGGAGACAACAATTACGGATATAGAGAACACAGAAAGTAATAAGGCAATCATTGCAAAACTGATCAATCAGATGATACACGATGATGTTGAAGAGATTACCACTACTGTGATTCCTCGATATTTTCAGGAAGAATTCCACCAGCATAATGCAATGATATCTGATGGAATTCAAGGGCTAACGGATGCCATTCAACAAGGAGTATATGTCCCTCGTTATAAAAAACAGCAAGCTGTTTTCGGAGAGGGAAATTTTGTCCTTTCTATTAGTGAGGGAATACTTTCACAAAAAAATACAGCATTGTACGATCTATTTAGATTGGATAATGCAAAGATTGTAGAACATTGGAGTATCTATCAGGAAATCCCAACGACTGATTTGGCGAATACGAATACGATGTTTAATTTTCAACATAGGTTTCAACCAAGTTTTTGA
- a CDS encoding FAD-binding protein, whose protein sequence is MKTRETDIFIIGAGPVGLLCAYLAEISGLKTIIIDKSEGPLEVGRADALNARTLQLLEVANLFQDLYPLGLPCNTSSVWEKGKFISRQSSWWNELQGCFHKHFLMLGQAFVEQLLDKKLTAIDAAVIRKTTIEDIQLTAHGCTSTLTNGDIIKSTYLIGADGSRSFVRNHFKIPFEITRPQIIWAVIDAVFETDFPKVPEIIVFQSETSDVAWIPREGEIDRFYIRMDRKDFDMEDALKRINLAMAPHYVKIKKLVWFSQFSVKESVAEHFLFQDRVILAGDACHIHSVNGGQGLNTGLADAFNLIWKLNMIKNHGTNQNLLRTYENERKPVALSVIESSGELVRSTKYSDDGTHAKDYVKIVEKRAGNITGMGIRYSESGCAGTRVYDLTIHKEKKSMRLYSLLEYTKFTLLCFGDYVPAITVPDFVTILQVRPNETQHEYWTKEDYYKNQIVIVRPDAYIEAVAPIGEAESLLKNLVETYVEN, encoded by the coding sequence ATGAAGACAAGAGAAACAGATATCTTTATTATAGGCGCTGGTCCAGTAGGTTTATTATGTGCTTATCTGGCAGAAATTTCAGGGCTAAAAACTATTATTATTGATAAATCGGAAGGACCTTTGGAAGTAGGAAGAGCTGATGCCCTTAATGCCAGAACATTACAACTACTCGAAGTAGCTAATTTATTCCAGGATCTCTATCCTTTGGGGCTTCCATGTAATACAAGTTCCGTTTGGGAAAAAGGAAAGTTTATATCCCGACAGTCTTCCTGGTGGAATGAACTCCAGGGGTGCTTTCACAAACATTTTCTAATGCTTGGGCAAGCGTTTGTAGAACAGCTCTTAGATAAAAAGCTTACTGCAATTGATGCCGCTGTAATAAGAAAAACAACTATAGAAGACATCCAACTTACAGCTCATGGATGTACCAGTACACTTACCAATGGTGATATTATTAAATCAACATACCTCATCGGAGCAGATGGTTCTCGTTCTTTTGTCAGAAATCACTTTAAGATTCCTTTTGAAATTACACGCCCCCAAATTATATGGGCTGTAATTGATGCCGTATTCGAAACTGATTTCCCAAAAGTACCAGAGATAATCGTCTTCCAGTCTGAAACATCAGATGTTGCCTGGATTCCCAGAGAAGGGGAAATTGACCGGTTTTATATTAGAATGGATCGCAAAGATTTCGATATGGAGGATGCGCTGAAAAGAATCAATCTTGCTATGGCTCCACACTATGTTAAGATTAAAAAACTTGTATGGTTTTCTCAATTTTCGGTAAAAGAATCAGTTGCAGAACATTTTCTTTTTCAAGATCGTGTTATTCTTGCCGGAGACGCTTGTCATATCCATTCCGTAAATGGAGGACAAGGGCTTAATACCGGTTTAGCAGATGCTTTTAATCTGATCTGGAAATTAAACATGATAAAAAACCACGGAACAAACCAAAACCTGCTGCGTACCTATGAAAATGAAAGAAAGCCTGTCGCACTAAGTGTTATCGAAAGTTCCGGGGAACTTGTCCGGTCTACTAAATATTCCGATGACGGAACACATGCCAAGGATTATGTAAAAATTGTAGAAAAAAGGGCAGGAAATATTACCGGGATGGGAATCCGTTATAGTGAATCCGGATGTGCCGGTACAAGAGTATATGACCTTACAATACACAAAGAGAAGAAAAGTATGCGATTATACTCCCTTCTGGAGTATACAAAATTCACCTTGTTGTGTTTTGGTGATTATGTACCCGCTATAACGGTTCCTGATTTCGTAACCATATTGCAGGTTCGCCCTAATGAAACACAGCACGAATACTGGACTAAAGAGGATTACTATAAAAATCAGATTGTTATTGTAAGGCCAGACGCTTATATCGAGGCTGTTGCCCCTATCGGGGAAGCGGAATCCTTACTCAAAAACTTGGTTGAAACCTATGTTGAAAATTAA
- a CDS encoding TauD/TfdA family dioxygenase: protein MNFNITKLRPFGLLIEPVPGKEDIRNIDINELKKALSDEHLLALRGFHSFDTATDFSNYCETFGEISVWPFGKVLELIEHDNPKDHIFDNSYIPLHWDGMYREQVPETQVFHCVSAPGSNNGGGTTFVNTKQVLEKTKKETLEYWNKITCIYSRKMEFYDSKTIAPILTKHPERDFSVIRYCEPPNTTDASFINHPGFAIEGIPSQEIDDFIQDLNKTLYAPENLYTHQWQTGDIVFSDNHTLLHGREPFLKGAPRHIRRVQLLGKTPLDNPHLIYTK from the coding sequence ATGAATTTTAACATCACAAAATTACGTCCGTTCGGTCTCTTAATAGAACCAGTCCCTGGGAAAGAGGACATTAGAAATATCGATATTAACGAGCTAAAAAAAGCATTATCTGATGAACACCTCCTCGCTTTGAGAGGTTTTCATAGCTTTGATACGGCAACTGATTTTTCTAATTACTGCGAAACATTTGGAGAAATCAGTGTATGGCCTTTTGGCAAAGTATTAGAACTCATCGAACATGATAACCCTAAAGATCATATTTTTGATAATAGCTATATTCCTCTTCACTGGGATGGAATGTATCGAGAACAGGTTCCCGAAACTCAGGTGTTCCATTGTGTAAGTGCCCCTGGAAGCAATAATGGTGGGGGAACTACATTTGTCAACACAAAACAAGTTCTGGAAAAAACTAAAAAAGAAACCCTGGAATACTGGAATAAAATTACCTGTATTTACTCTCGAAAAATGGAATTTTATGACAGTAAAACCATTGCCCCTATCCTGACAAAACACCCTGAAAGGGATTTTTCTGTAATCCGGTATTGCGAACCTCCGAATACAACAGATGCGTCGTTTATCAATCATCCTGGTTTTGCCATAGAGGGAATTCCCAGCCAAGAAATAGACGATTTCATTCAGGACCTCAATAAAACACTCTACGCACCAGAAAACCTTTATACGCATCAATGGCAGACAGGAGATATTGTATTTTCTGATAATCACACATTGTTACACGGTAGAGAACCCTTCCTTAAAGGAGCTCCCAGACATATCAGACGTGTGCAGTTATTAGGAAAAACTCCATTAGATAATCCGCATTTAATCTATACGAAATGA
- a CDS encoding L-tyrosine/L-tryptophan isonitrile synthase family protein: MKILTNELGKPSSDQQIADIATNILTEVMQFRRMIDTEKKCDSTTCSDCHKPHIDKVIAAIMQEKKIRFVLPAFPGKSPNPAKVLGHLPDMAEKQALTFLNNLCKRIQSIYTPGAEVIICSDGRVFSDVVGIAEKHITSYQIEIDRIIKESNLTSLSTFNLDDVYHDCNFEQARSELIGKYGQDLERLKEKVKRGGDVTGSSTPEEREANRLYCGLTRFLVEDSLFPGQTKSKSAIQKECKSRAYLAIIRSNAWTDLIAEKFPEAIRLSIHPQSCGSRKIGIQLLGIETWMTPWHGVAVNTGNNFILMKHREVKELNAQLIKDEKGRPSHYKLISQNQQLTYEL; encoded by the coding sequence ATGAAAATCTTAACCAATGAATTAGGGAAACCTAGTTCTGATCAACAAATAGCTGATATTGCTACGAATATACTAACAGAAGTTATGCAATTTCGACGAATGATCGATACCGAAAAAAAATGTGACTCTACTACGTGTTCAGACTGCCATAAACCTCATATTGACAAAGTTATTGCTGCCATCATGCAAGAAAAAAAGATCAGATTCGTTCTTCCTGCATTTCCTGGCAAATCCCCCAACCCGGCAAAAGTCTTAGGTCATCTTCCTGATATGGCAGAAAAGCAAGCACTAACATTCCTAAACAACCTCTGTAAACGCATTCAAAGTATATATACTCCTGGTGCTGAAGTTATTATTTGTTCTGATGGTAGAGTCTTTAGTGATGTTGTAGGGATTGCTGAGAAGCACATTACAAGTTATCAAATCGAAATCGATCGCATCATTAAAGAATCAAATCTTACATCTCTTTCTACTTTTAATCTTGATGATGTATACCACGATTGCAATTTCGAACAAGCTCGCTCAGAGCTTATAGGAAAATATGGTCAAGATCTGGAACGCCTAAAAGAAAAAGTAAAAAGAGGAGGGGATGTAACCGGATCTAGTACTCCTGAAGAGAGGGAAGCAAATCGACTGTATTGCGGTTTAACACGTTTTCTTGTAGAAGACTCACTTTTTCCTGGGCAGACTAAATCAAAAAGTGCAATTCAAAAAGAGTGTAAATCAAGAGCGTACTTAGCAATTATAAGAAGTAATGCCTGGACAGATTTAATCGCAGAAAAATTCCCGGAGGCAATTCGCCTATCCATCCACCCTCAGAGCTGTGGTTCCAGAAAAATCGGAATTCAACTTCTCGGAATAGAAACATGGATGACTCCCTGGCATGGAGTAGCGGTAAACACAGGGAATAATTTTATTTTAATGAAACATCGGGAGGTCAAAGAATTAAATGCCCAATTAATTAAGGATGAAAAAGGGCGTCCTAGTCACTACAAACTAATCTCCCAAAACCAACAGCTCACTTATGAGCTATAA